One Eubacteriales bacterium mix99 genomic window carries:
- a CDS encoding histidine kinase, translated as MRNFLLSLYRRTSIRTKAIVVFCIVSLCPILLVGYAGYRSYEDTMKDKFLSYACTNSSYISSHVGEVFKSMVNFSNSILYDDVIQDAYNETSHTSESDISGYLIKRKLDGYLQSLLLARPELDMVAFRFTGKESGLYVSSRRIKKNSSRLIPMDEMYDAARKDPQMKCYLDAKDGIVNDIYFHRMVCNRNNMQEIGLLVFRLNLQHFRLNRYISSPTESIYLYSNKCDQIFRPAGSAVKHADSMTRLIRDRKGPGVYEAGEDYIIYETIEPLHWNLFLQISSDELFHEVRKQSHIILLLCLSTLPIIFLAVSNIFQDIIKPINILVNKMHQMEIGETGVTMTWNRSDEIGYLVSSFNKMSTEIDDLINRVYKEEIAFANAEIKALQTQINPHFLYNTLETINWKAQLEGVDEISDMVMALSNLMEAGIDRNGQKFVSLKQEMDYVENYTLLIQKRFGNKITFQKEMDPDTLEYPIPKLILQPLIENAIRHGIEPKGKGRICLTSGYEKDFLILQIMDDGVGILNVQRRIQLIYGNPYGLKIKSSPEGTKVIINLPADGKMVAEEKAKRRKKIVSNCADR; from the coding sequence ATGAGAAATTTCCTTCTTTCGTTATATCGAAGAACATCCATCCGGACAAAAGCCATTGTTGTTTTTTGCATTGTCTCCCTCTGTCCCATTCTTCTGGTAGGATATGCCGGATACCGAAGCTATGAGGATACCATGAAAGATAAATTTCTCAGCTATGCCTGCACCAATTCCTCTTATATTTCCTCCCATGTGGGGGAAGTCTTCAAAAGCATGGTGAATTTTTCCAACAGCATCCTGTATGATGATGTCATTCAGGATGCTTATAATGAAACCTCCCATACAAGTGAATCGGATATCTCCGGCTATCTGATCAAAAGAAAACTGGACGGATACCTGCAGTCCCTCTTATTGGCGCGGCCGGAACTGGATATGGTGGCCTTTCGCTTTACCGGAAAGGAGTCCGGCCTGTATGTCTCCAGCCGCCGCATCAAAAAGAATTCCTCCAGGCTGATACCCATGGACGAAATGTACGATGCTGCGAGAAAAGATCCACAGATGAAATGTTATCTGGATGCAAAGGACGGGATTGTAAATGATATTTACTTTCATCGGATGGTCTGCAACCGAAACAACATGCAGGAAATCGGTCTTTTGGTCTTTCGGCTCAATCTGCAGCACTTCAGGCTGAATCGTTATATCAGCAGCCCCACGGAGAGCATCTATCTCTATTCCAACAAATGTGATCAGATCTTCAGGCCGGCAGGTTCCGCCGTAAAACATGCGGATTCCATGACCCGTCTGATCCGGGACAGGAAGGGACCGGGAGTATACGAAGCCGGGGAGGATTACATCATATATGAAACCATCGAGCCGCTGCACTGGAACCTTTTTCTGCAGATTTCCTCCGACGAGCTGTTTCATGAAGTGCGAAAACAATCCCATATCATTCTGCTCCTTTGCCTCAGCACGCTGCCCATCATCTTTCTTGCCGTAAGCAATATTTTTCAGGATATCATAAAGCCAATCAATATCCTGGTAAACAAAATGCATCAAATGGAAATCGGTGAGACCGGAGTCACCATGACATGGAACCGCAGCGATGAAATCGGATATCTGGTTTCGTCCTTCAACAAAATGTCCACGGAAATAGACGATCTGATCAACCGGGTCTACAAGGAGGAAATTGCCTTTGCCAATGCAGAGATCAAAGCGCTGCAGACCCAGATCAATCCACATTTCCTTTACAACACCCTGGAAACCATAAACTGGAAGGCTCAGCTGGAAGGTGTCGATGAAATCAGCGACATGGTCATGGCGCTCTCCAATCTGATGGAGGCAGGCATTGACCGGAACGGTCAGAAGTTTGTTTCATTAAAGCAGGAAATGGACTATGTGGAAAACTATACGTTGCTCATTCAAAAACGTTTTGGCAATAAGATTACCTTTCAAAAGGAAATGGATCCGGATACTCTGGAGTATCCCATACCAAAATTAATTCTTCAGCCCCTGATCGAAAATGCGATACGCCACGGGATTGAGCCAAAGGGCAAAGGTAGGATCTGCCTGACATCCGGATATGAAAAGGATTTTCTGATCCTGCAGATTATGGATGATGGAGTGGGGATCCTCAATGTTCAACGCCGCATTCAGCTGATCTATGGGAATCCATATGGACTGAAGA